A portion of the Limosilactobacillus reuteri genome contains these proteins:
- a CDS encoding mucin-binding protein, which yields MDEDHQVTRTITFNMPDGSKQIIKQAGKIQRFGITDKTTNEKTWSDWSKATLPAVTAPHVPGYTGKNVDAEPISLTSKDSNINVIYHPKQVSVKIKYVDETGDVIDEQIVSGLAGDLISHKPTVETDRLADEGYVIVDNELPQNARLMAEDSDQEKEYKVIISKQDLQTQQITVFYVDVPDNRLPIVKPSSGRIIDNRTQRLNVTEGQTYSNELWNFEDDGYELFKADKGALKGKYFAGSPEQQYYVYLTHQTTPLKKEHHVTRTIQITMPDKTQQVVTQEAIATHFDVHDEVLGSDIWQEWSKAMIPEYIPAPIAGYDAPTIPAEQVDENASDRNEKISYTPQPAKILVKFIDQAGAELTSEELTGVTGEEFNYDPTPQIKSFEDEGYVLDENSFSADHHFTAGEQTYTITLKKLVAVTPHGNSGAESTIEQIKSNDNDDDKTENKKGIFAAFKGYFK from the coding sequence ATCGATGAAGATCATCAAGTAACACGGACAATTACTTTTAATATGCCAGATGGATCCAAGCAGATCATTAAGCAAGCTGGAAAAATTCAGCGTTTTGGAATTACTGATAAAACGACTAATGAAAAAACATGGAGTGATTGGAGTAAAGCTACTCTTCCCGCAGTTACCGCGCCCCATGTTCCTGGATACACGGGTAAGAACGTTGACGCTGAACCAATTTCATTAACGTCAAAAGATAGCAATATTAATGTTATCTACCATCCAAAGCAAGTTAGTGTCAAGATTAAATATGTTGATGAAACTGGGGATGTAATTGATGAACAAATAGTTTCTGGACTTGCTGGCGACTTGATTAGTCATAAGCCAACAGTTGAAACAGACCGTCTTGCTGATGAAGGATACGTGATTGTTGATAATGAATTGCCGCAAAATGCTCGCTTAATGGCTGAAGACAGTGATCAAGAAAAAGAATATAAAGTTATTATTAGTAAGCAAGATTTACAGACACAACAAATTACCGTCTTTTATGTTGATGTCCCTGATAATCGATTACCAATTGTCAAGCCTTCTTCTGGGCGGATTATTGATAATCGGACCCAAAGATTAAATGTTACAGAAGGACAAACATATAGTAATGAATTATGGAATTTTGAAGATGACGGGTATGAATTGTTTAAGGCTGACAAAGGGGCATTAAAGGGTAAGTACTTTGCTGGTAGTCCAGAACAACAATATTATGTTTACCTCACTCACCAAACTACTCCCCTAAAGAAGGAACATCACGTAACACGAACTATTCAGATTACAATGCCTGATAAAACACAACAAGTTGTAACTCAGGAAGCAATTGCTACTCATTTTGACGTTCATGATGAAGTGCTTGGTAGTGACATTTGGCAAGAGTGGAGCAAAGCAATGATTCCTGAATATATTCCAGCACCAATCGCGGGGTATGATGCACCTACTATTCCAGCTGAACAGGTTGATGAAAATGCGAGCGATCGAAATGAAAAGATCAGTTACACTCCACAACCAGCTAAAATTCTGGTTAAATTTATTGACCAAGCTGGTGCAGAATTAACATCTGAGGAACTTACTGGGGTAACCGGTGAAGAATTTAACTACGATCCAACTCCTCAAATTAAGTCATTTGAAGATGAGGGATATGTGCTTGATGAAAATAGTTTCTCTGCTGATCATCATTTTACGGCCGGGGAACAGACCTATACTATTACCTTAAAGAAATTAGTAGCAGTAACCCCTCATGGCAATAGTGGGGCAGAATCAACAATCGAACAAATTAAGTCGAACGATAACGATGATGATAAAACTGAAAATAAAAAGGGAATCTTTGCTGCATTTAAAGGCTATTTTAAATAA
- a CDS encoding IS30 family transposase translates to MTYKHLTTRELTLIADFWYQGTKAYRAAKLLQRSQETIYRVYRFLNDGKTIDQYLQTYQRHKRRCGRKQTQLPTIEVNYIHAQIKAGWTPDTIIGRHEHPISCSMRTLYRMFARNQYGFSVKQLPMKGKRHPNGYVEHRGKAGQLGRSIYQRYRDFPHYQHEFGHFEADTVQGKAHRGAVMTLVERQSKVMIVLNIHHKTDEAVNCQLDQWLAKLPRHFVKSITFDNGKEFAGWREIANKYDLHTYFAEVGAPNQRGLNENNNGLLRRDGLSKKLDFRDLPDELVTQLMHRRNNIPRKSLNYRTPLEVFLSHVTEEQLSPFF, encoded by the coding sequence ATGACCTATAAACATCTTACCACACGTGAATTAACTCTCATAGCTGATTTTTGGTATCAAGGTACTAAAGCTTATCGGGCTGCTAAATTACTTCAGCGTAGTCAAGAAACCATCTATCGTGTTTATCGTTTCCTCAACGACGGTAAAACCATCGACCAATATCTTCAGACTTATCAGCGACATAAGCGTCGTTGTGGTCGGAAGCAGACCCAACTGCCAACTATCGAAGTTAACTATATCCATGCGCAAATCAAGGCAGGTTGGACTCCTGATACTATTATTGGTCGTCATGAACACCCAATTAGCTGCAGTATGCGCACCCTTTATCGCATGTTTGCCCGCAATCAGTATGGCTTTTCCGTTAAACAGCTACCGATGAAAGGAAAACGCCATCCCAATGGCTATGTGGAACATCGTGGTAAAGCTGGCCAATTAGGACGCAGTATCTATCAACGATATCGTGATTTTCCGCATTACCAACATGAATTTGGGCACTTTGAAGCTGATACAGTTCAAGGTAAAGCTCACCGCGGAGCGGTAATGACGCTAGTAGAGCGACAATCCAAAGTAATGATTGTCCTTAATATTCATCATAAAACAGACGAAGCAGTGAATTGTCAGCTTGATCAATGGCTCGCTAAACTGCCACGTCACTTTGTTAAATCAATTACTTTTGATAACGGGAAAGAATTTGCTGGATGGCGAGAAATAGCCAATAAGTATGATCTTCACACCTATTTTGCGGAAGTCGGTGCTCCCAATCAACGAGGGTTAAACGAAAATAATAACGGCCTCTTGCGTCGTGATGGTCTTAGTAAAAAGCTAGATTTTCGCGATTTACCAGACGAACTAGTCACTCAGCTAATGCATCGTCGCAACAATATCCCACGAAAATCTCTTAATTATCGTACACCATTAGAAGTATTCTTGAGTCATGTCACAGAAGAACAACTTTCACCTTTTTTCTAA